From the genome of Aerococcus urinaehominis:
AGGGTGGAACCTTTTTACCCCGATAATTGGGGTCGGACCAAGCGGAATCAGGTTGGTAGTCCCGGTCTAGCATTTCCTGAATGACCAGATCGTGGTATTGGTAGAGTTTATAGGGTGAGTGGTCAAAGACATAGTTAACCGTGGCATGGGGACGGCCCCAGCCGGCTCCGCGTAGGGCGGCGCACTCCCGGTGCTGGCCTAAGAGTTGCTGGCGGGGGAGCTTAGGGATCAAATCTTGGTGCCATAAACGCATGGAAAAACTCCTTTTTAAAATAGTTTGATGTACTTATTGTACTTTTTTTGGCCTAGGCTTGTAAATGATTAGCTATGAGAGCAGCTTTTTGCTAAT
Proteins encoded in this window:
- a CDS encoding TIGR02328 family protein, whose protein sequence is MRLWHQDLIPKLPRQQLLGQHRECAALRGAGWGRPHATVNYVFDHSPYKLYQYHDLVIQEMLDRDYQPDSAWSDPNYRGKKVPPYQDLEAVAMTDPVYPEHDAAYLAECLANLASKGIDLAD